From a single Lolium rigidum isolate FL_2022 chromosome 7, APGP_CSIRO_Lrig_0.1, whole genome shotgun sequence genomic region:
- the LOC124672741 gene encoding putative polyol transporter 1, with translation MEQSAKMEESRMACAALPEAVEPRKKSNFKYACTCAAFASMATIVLGYDVGVMSGASLYIQEDLRITDVKVQIMIGILSLYALVGSSLPCFASLV, from the exons ATGGAGCAGAGCGCAAAGATGGAGGAATCGAGGATGGCTTGTGCTGCGCTCCCGGAGGCAGTCGAGCCCAGGAAGAAGAGCAATTTCAAGTATGCCTGCACCTGCGCCGCCTTCGCTTCCATGGCCACCATCGTCCTCGGCTATG ATGTTGGGGTGATGAGCGGGGCGTCGCTGTACATCCAGGAAGACCTGCGCATCACGGACGTGAAGGTGCAGATCATGATCGGCATCCTCAGCTTGTACGCGCTTGTCGGGTCCTCCCTGCCCTGTTTCGCTTCGCTAGTGTAG
- the LOC124672742 gene encoding uncharacterized protein LOC124672742, producing the protein MRNTGKRIHDRAYFNSINVLSVKIVSSDKGFPLNVYGNIILRDNLDKKCIYLFYRPTRRDSELINSEDQSLILTGPSRGLVLTDYIYIEVDLKMKLGQGKDKQLSIGLLDIDGRVAPRVPTTEVQCCTLESSLGTVEVRYALVKEATEATVEFQVLKGDFKGKITAHTTRIHDRMLLHDSRACGAVTSSMVVELSNCCVVS; encoded by the exons ATGAGAAACACCGGCAAGCGGATACACGATCGTGCATATTTTAATTCTATAAATGTATTATCGGTCAAGATAGTTTCCTCAGACAAAGGCTTCCCGCTTAATGTATATGGCAATATTATTCTTAGAGACAACCTCGACAAGAAGTGCATTTATCTCTTCTACCGCCCGACCAGAAGGGATTCTGAGCTCATTAATTCAGAG GATCAATCATTGATCTTAACTGGCCCAAGTCGAGGACTTGTCCTAACGGACTATATTTATATTGAGGTCGATCTTAAGATGAAGCTTGGCCAAGGGAAGGATAAACAACTTAGCATAGGATTGCTTGACATTGATGGCCGAGTGGCTCCTCGGGTGCCCACGACTGAGGTTCAGTGCTGCACCCTTGAGAGCAGCCTCGGCACCGTGGAGGTGAGATATGCACTAGTTAAAGAAGCAACGGAGGCTACTGTGGAATTTCAAGTTCTCAAGGGAGATTTCAAGGGTAAAATCACAGCTCACACCACAAGAATTCATGATAGGATGTTGCTTCATGATAGCAGAGCTTGTGGTGCGGTGACCTCTTCGATGGTAGTCGAGTTATCGAACTGTTGCGTCGTGTCCTAG